From a region of the Tateyamaria omphalii genome:
- a CDS encoding helix-turn-helix domain-containing protein — protein sequence MIGRKSDITKIEENVEPKGFDDFELRLGDIMRGERATMGKSLLDVQRELRIKASYIAAIEACDPDAFDTPGFIAGYVRSYARYLDMDPDRAFNTFCAESGFAVAHGMSAEASVVKKAAREDRLQKPHGADIFAAPATPFVPAGDAVWSHIEPRAIGSSLVLLALIGGIGFGGYSVLQEVQRVQVAPVDQTPVVLSDLDPLSSATPAQPEQGPSIETPRADALDRLYRPQALDVPVLVARDAPIATLDPREFGTFAAPEPVDSVPSFGGSTITGIDRALAEAVAPTVPQVVEEAAPALTMVAVRPSWVRVRSADGTVIFEATMQAGDSWEAPLTEEPPTLRTGESGAIYFAMNDKFYGPVGQTGAVTSNLPLEIAGLKETYLPVDVNSDQGLVRYAEALAAAPTQDTE from the coding sequence ATGATCGGGCGCAAATCCGACATCACCAAAATTGAAGAAAACGTCGAGCCAAAGGGCTTTGACGATTTTGAATTGCGTCTTGGTGACATCATGCGCGGCGAACGTGCCACGATGGGCAAGTCGCTGTTGGATGTGCAGCGCGAGCTTCGGATCAAGGCCAGCTACATTGCGGCCATTGAGGCCTGCGACCCCGACGCCTTCGACACGCCAGGTTTTATCGCGGGCTATGTCCGCTCTTACGCGCGCTATCTGGACATGGATCCCGACCGCGCGTTCAACACGTTCTGCGCCGAGAGTGGCTTTGCCGTGGCGCATGGCATGTCCGCCGAGGCGTCAGTCGTCAAAAAGGCCGCGCGCGAGGATCGCCTGCAAAAACCGCACGGGGCGGACATCTTTGCAGCCCCGGCCACGCCGTTTGTGCCGGCCGGCGATGCGGTGTGGTCGCATATCGAACCGCGGGCCATCGGGTCGTCGCTCGTGCTGCTCGCCTTGATCGGTGGCATTGGCTTTGGCGGCTATTCTGTGCTGCAAGAGGTGCAGCGCGTGCAGGTTGCGCCCGTTGACCAAACCCCCGTTGTGCTGTCCGACCTCGATCCGCTGAGCAGTGCGACCCCGGCACAGCCAGAGCAGGGGCCTTCCATCGAAACACCGCGCGCGGACGCGCTTGACCGGCTTTACCGGCCGCAGGCCCTTGACGTGCCGGTTCTGGTGGCGCGCGATGCGCCCATCGCAACGCTGGATCCCCGTGAATTCGGCACCTTTGCCGCCCCTGAACCCGTGGACAGCGTCCCGTCCTTCGGTGGCTCGACCATCACCGGCATCGACCGCGCCTTGGCCGAAGCCGTGGCGCCGACCGTTCCGCAGGTCGTGGAAGAGGCGGCGCCCGCCCTGACCATGGTTGCCGTGCGTCCTTCCTGGGTCCGGGTCCGGTCCGCCGACGGCACGGTGATCTTTGAGGCGACGATGCAAGCCGGAGACAGCTGGGAAGCGCCCCTGACAGAAGAACCGCCAACGCTGCGGACCGGCGAAAGCGGAGCCATCTATTTTGCCATGAACGACAAGTTCTATGGCCCCGTGGGCCAAACGGGTGCCGTGACCTCTAATCTTCCGCTTGAGATCGCGGGGCTGAAGGAAACGTACCTTCCGGTCGACGTGAACTCGGACCAGGGTCTGGTCCGTTATGCCGAAGCCCTGGCTGCGGCACCGACGCAAGACACCGAATAG
- the ispG gene encoding flavodoxin-dependent (E)-4-hydroxy-3-methylbut-2-enyl-diphosphate synthase translates to MSLNHIRPWRNIYRRTSRQIMVGNVPVGGDAPITVQTMTNTLTTDAAATIAQVQAAAEAGADIVRVSVPDEGSSKALKEIVAESPVPIVADIHFHYKRGIEAAEAGAACLRINPGNIGSEDRVKEVIKAARDHNCSIRIGVNAGSLEKHLLEKYGEPTPDAMVESGLDHIKILQDNDFHEFKISCKASDVFMAAAAYQKLAEATDAPIHLGITEAGGLTTGTIKSAIGLGNLLWMGIGDTIRVSLSADPVEEVKVGYEILKSLGLRHRGVNIISCPSCARQGFDVIKTVEVLEERLAHIKTPMSLSIIGCVVNGPGEALMTDVGFTGGGAGHGMVYLAGKQSHRMDNDQMVDHIVEEVEKKAAELDAASAAGAQAAE, encoded by the coding sequence ATGTCGCTGAACCACATCCGTCCGTGGCGCAATATCTATCGCCGGACCAGCCGTCAGATCATGGTTGGCAATGTGCCCGTCGGGGGCGACGCGCCGATTACGGTGCAGACGATGACAAACACGCTGACCACCGATGCCGCAGCCACTATCGCGCAGGTGCAAGCCGCGGCAGAGGCCGGGGCCGATATCGTCCGCGTCTCTGTCCCGGACGAGGGATCGTCGAAGGCGCTGAAGGAGATCGTCGCCGAAAGCCCCGTGCCCATCGTCGCTGACATCCATTTCCACTACAAACGCGGGATCGAAGCGGCAGAGGCCGGGGCCGCCTGCCTGCGCATCAACCCCGGCAACATCGGGTCCGAGGACCGCGTCAAGGAGGTCATCAAGGCCGCCCGCGACCACAATTGTTCTATCCGCATCGGTGTGAATGCCGGGTCACTCGAAAAGCACCTGCTTGAGAAATATGGCGAGCCGACGCCCGACGCGATGGTCGAATCCGGTCTCGACCACATCAAGATCCTGCAGGACAACGACTTTCACGAATTCAAGATCAGCTGCAAGGCGTCCGATGTGTTCATGGCCGCCGCAGCCTACCAAAAGCTGGCGGAGGCGACGGACGCCCCCATCCACCTTGGCATCACCGAAGCGGGCGGGTTGACCACTGGCACCATCAAGTCGGCCATCGGGTTGGGCAACCTGCTTTGGATGGGCATCGGCGACACAATCCGCGTGTCCCTGTCCGCCGATCCGGTGGAAGAGGTAAAGGTTGGCTATGAGATCCTCAAATCCTTGGGCCTGCGCCACCGCGGTGTGAATATCATCTCCTGTCCGTCTTGCGCGCGGCAGGGCTTTGACGTGATCAAGACGGTTGAGGTGCTCGAAGAACGGCTGGCCCATATCAAGACGCCCATGAGCCTGTCGATCATAGGTTGCGTGGTGAACGGGCCGGGCGAGGCGCTGATGACCGATGTGGGCTTTACCGGCGGTGGGGCCGGGCACGGCATGGTCTATCTGGCGGGCAAGCAAAGCCACAGGATGGACAACGACCAGATGGTCGATCACATCGTGGAAGAGGTCGAGAAGAAAGCTGCGGAATTGGATGCTGCCAGTGCGGCAGGGGCGCAAGCGGCAGAGTAG
- a CDS encoding DsbA family protein has translation MFLRTLASAALAASLALPAFALDLNNMTDEERQIFREEVRAYLMDNPQVIMDAVQVLEERQATAQAQADLSLVADNAEDIFNDGFSYVGGNPEGDITLVEFLDYRCGFCKRAHGEVAKLLETDGNIRLIVKEFPILGEQSLLASRFAVATKQIAGSEAYKGVTDALMEMSGDVSMRTLRRMASTFGLDADAIEAHMDSEEVTDEIRQTRALAQRLQITGTPTFVLQDELLRGFLPFDEMQALVDEKRG, from the coding sequence ATGTTCCTTCGCACTCTTGCCTCTGCCGCGCTGGCGGCCTCGCTTGCGCTCCCTGCTTTTGCGCTGGACCTCAACAACATGACGGATGAAGAGCGCCAGATTTTCCGCGAGGAGGTGCGCGCCTACCTGATGGACAATCCGCAGGTGATCATGGACGCGGTGCAGGTGTTGGAAGAACGGCAAGCAACGGCGCAGGCGCAAGCGGACCTGTCACTGGTGGCCGACAATGCCGAGGATATCTTTAACGACGGGTTCAGCTATGTGGGCGGCAATCCCGAGGGGGACATCACGCTGGTCGAGTTTCTGGACTATCGCTGCGGGTTCTGCAAACGCGCCCATGGCGAAGTGGCCAAGCTTTTGGAAACGGACGGCAATATCCGCCTGATCGTCAAGGAGTTCCCCATTCTCGGCGAGCAATCCCTGCTGGCCTCCCGCTTTGCCGTTGCCACGAAACAGATCGCGGGGTCCGAGGCGTACAAGGGCGTCACGGACGCGCTGATGGAGATGTCGGGCGATGTGTCCATGCGCACATTGCGCCGTATGGCGTCGACCTTCGGCCTCGATGCCGATGCGATCGAGGCGCATATGGACAGCGAAGAGGTCACGGACGAGATCCGACAGACGCGCGCCCTGGCCCAACGGCTGCAGATCACCGGCACGCCCACCTTCGTTTTGCAGGACGAGTTGCTGCGCGGCTTCCTGCCCTTTGACGAGATGCAGGCGCTGGTCGACGAAAAACGCGGCTGA
- a CDS encoding M48 family metalloprotease has translation MTFHTLTRVASILIVSLALALPARAVTLLRDADMEYALAQVAAPVLKAAGLSASRTKILVVDDSSLNAFVISNDAIYIHSGLISRMDRAAMLQAVIAHEAAHIANGHITRRMTNIGNARTAAGLGQALAILAAAAGAGEGAVAIGIGTQSAAERAFLRHTRAEESSADQSGARYLRSAGIDVTGMLDVFRLFRGQEALSESRQDPYVRSHPLSRDRLRAIEGFAAAYGTGGASDAAAWDYWFMRAKGKLTAYSRRPSWTLNRLGETGYQDIALMREAMARHRNSDTRRALSAIDRAIALRPTDPFLYDLKGQILMETQQFAAAANTHARAVQLRPNDGLLQAGYGRALLAAGNARAALPALEQARRIDFRDGSMLRDLSVAYARSGQRGMASLITAERYALRGRLEDAGIHAKRATGLLAVGSGPWQRAQDVLLASERAEKRNKRR, from the coding sequence ATGACCTTTCATACCCTGACGCGGGTGGCGTCAATCCTGATCGTATCGCTCGCGCTTGCCTTGCCCGCGCGCGCGGTCACTCTGTTGCGCGACGCGGACATGGAATACGCGCTTGCGCAGGTCGCAGCGCCCGTCCTCAAAGCGGCGGGCCTGAGTGCATCCCGCACCAAGATCCTGGTGGTCGATGACAGTTCGCTCAACGCTTTTGTGATCAGCAACGACGCCATCTACATCCACTCCGGCCTCATCAGCCGCATGGACCGGGCCGCGATGCTACAGGCGGTGATCGCGCATGAAGCGGCCCATATCGCGAACGGGCACATCACGCGGCGGATGACAAATATCGGCAATGCGCGCACCGCTGCGGGGCTGGGCCAGGCGCTGGCCATTCTGGCAGCGGCGGCGGGCGCTGGCGAAGGGGCCGTGGCCATCGGGATCGGCACGCAGAGTGCGGCCGAGCGCGCCTTTCTGCGGCACACGCGGGCCGAGGAAAGCTCGGCCGACCAATCGGGCGCGCGGTATCTGCGCAGCGCCGGGATCGACGTGACGGGTATGCTGGACGTGTTTCGCCTGTTTCGCGGTCAGGAAGCGCTGAGCGAGAGCCGGCAGGACCCCTATGTGCGGTCACACCCGCTGAGCCGTGATAGATTGCGCGCGATTGAAGGGTTTGCGGCAGCCTATGGCACTGGCGGTGCGAGCGATGCGGCGGCCTGGGATTACTGGTTCATGCGCGCCAAGGGCAAGCTGACCGCCTACAGCCGCAGGCCAAGCTGGACGCTGAACCGCTTAGGTGAGACCGGATATCAGGACATCGCCCTTATGCGCGAAGCAATGGCGCGGCACCGCAACTCGGACACAAGGCGCGCGCTTTCCGCCATCGACAGGGCCATCGCCCTGCGCCCCACCGACCCGTTTCTATATGACCTGAAGGGCCAAATCCTGATGGAGACCCAGCAGTTTGCGGCGGCAGCCAACACCCATGCGCGCGCGGTGCAATTGCGCCCCAATGACGGGCTGTTGCAGGCCGGTTACGGGCGGGCCCTGCTGGCGGCGGGCAATGCGCGCGCGGCCCTGCCCGCGCTTGAGCAGGCGCGTCGCATCGACTTTCGCGACGGCTCCATGCTGCGGGATCTGAGCGTGGCCTATGCCCGGTCCGGCCAGCGCGGCATGGCATCGCTGATCACGGCCGAACGATACGCCCTGCGCGGGCGCCTCGAAGATGCCGGGATCCATGCCAAACGCGCCACCGGGCTGCTGGCTGTCGGGTCCGGCCCTTGGCAACGGGCGCAGGATGTGCTCCTTGCCTCTGAACGCGCCGAAAAGCGCAACAAACGGAGATAG
- a CDS encoding N-acetylmuramoyl-L-alanine amidase — MRAILIAVMMWLCAAAVPAQDLSGLARVDPARSDIADGWFGGAEITLGLSQGVPFRVFTLAEPPRLVVDFREVDFTGITPDTLLPEAGRIAALRFGAFKPGWSRLVMDLAEPMVPETIAMPVDPASGRADLQITLRGADMTAFAAQAGPPGDADWGVQAAAPPQALQDDSFVVVIDPGHGGIDPGAVRETTSEKELMLDIGIALRDALRRAGGVEVVLTRDTDTFVSLTGRVALAHQVGADAFISLHADALSQGQARGATVYTLSEEASDAASAQLAAQHDRADILAGVDLSGTDDQVAAVLMDLARTETMPRTDTLASALIGAMDTAGGPMNRRPRREAAFSVLKSADIPSVLVEVGFLSDARDLANLRDPVWRAVMVEALATGILQWRDDDLAMQPLIRQ; from the coding sequence ATGCGGGCAATCCTGATCGCGGTGATGATGTGGTTATGCGCGGCGGCGGTCCCAGCGCAGGACCTGTCGGGTCTTGCGCGCGTCGACCCGGCGCGCAGCGATATCGCAGACGGGTGGTTTGGCGGGGCCGAGATCACTCTTGGCCTCAGCCAGGGCGTGCCCTTCCGTGTCTTCACCTTGGCCGAGCCACCGCGGCTGGTCGTCGATTTCCGCGAGGTCGATTTCACCGGCATCACACCCGACACGCTGCTGCCCGAAGCCGGACGCATCGCGGCCCTGCGCTTTGGCGCGTTCAAACCGGGCTGGTCGCGCTTGGTCATGGACCTCGCCGAACCCATGGTGCCCGAAACGATTGCCATGCCGGTCGATCCTGCCTCGGGCCGCGCCGATCTGCAGATCACGCTGCGCGGCGCGGACATGACCGCGTTCGCCGCGCAGGCCGGCCCACCCGGTGACGCCGATTGGGGGGTGCAGGCCGCGGCCCCGCCACAGGCCCTCCAGGACGACAGTTTCGTCGTGGTGATCGACCCCGGCCATGGCGGCATTGACCCCGGCGCCGTGCGCGAGACGACCAGTGAAAAGGAACTGATGCTCGATATCGGGATCGCCCTCCGGGACGCCCTGCGGCGGGCAGGCGGGGTCGAGGTTGTGCTGACCCGCGACACCGATACATTCGTGTCGCTGACCGGGCGGGTCGCGCTGGCCCACCAGGTGGGGGCCGATGCGTTCATCTCGCTCCATGCCGACGCGCTCAGCCAGGGGCAGGCGCGGGGTGCGACCGTCTACACCCTGTCGGAAGAGGCGAGCGATGCGGCCTCCGCCCAATTGGCGGCACAACATGATCGGGCGGACATCCTCGCCGGTGTCGATCTCAGCGGCACCGATGATCAGGTGGCCGCGGTCCTCATGGACCTGGCGCGCACCGAAACCATGCCACGCACCGACACGCTCGCAAGCGCGCTGATTGGCGCGATGGACACCGCAGGCGGGCCCATGAACCGACGCCCCCGGCGGGAGGCTGCGTTCTCGGTGCTCAAAAGCGCCGACATCCCCTCGGTCCTGGTCGAGGTGGGGTTCCTGTCGGACGCGCGCGACCTTGCCAATCTGCGCGACCCCGTCTGGCGCGCCGTGATGGTCGAGGCGCTGGCCACCGGTATCCTGCAATGGCGCGACGATGACCTGGCCATGCAGCCGCTGATCCGGCAATAG